A genome region from Arachis duranensis cultivar V14167 chromosome 6, aradu.V14167.gnm2.J7QH, whole genome shotgun sequence includes the following:
- the LOC107492040 gene encoding GDP-mannose 3,5-epimerase 2, with protein sequence MGSSGTTDYGAYTYQELEREPYWPSEKLRISITGAGGFIASHIARRLKTEGHYIIASDWKKNEHMTEDMFCHEFHLVDLRVMDNCLTVTKGVDHVFNLAADMGGMGFIQSNHSVIMYNNTMISFNMIEAARINGVKRFFYASSACIYPEFKQLETNVSLKESDAWPAEPQDAYGLEKLATEELCKHYNKDFGIECRIGRFHNIYGPFGTWKGGREKAPAAFCRKAITSADRFEMWGDGLQTRSFTFIDECVEGVLRLTKSDFRDPVNIGSDEMVSMNEMAEIVLSFENKKIPIHHIPGPEGVRGRNSDNTLIKEKLGWAPTMKLKDGLRITYFWIKEQLEKEKAQGIDLSSYGSSKVVQTQAPVQLGSLRAADGKE encoded by the exons CACTGGTGCCGGTGGTTTTATCGCCTCTCACATCGCGCGGCGCCTCAAGACCGAGGGGCATTACATCATTGCCTCTGACTGGAAGAAGAATGAGCACATGACTGAGGACATGTTCTGCCATGAATTCCATCTGGTTGATCTCAGGGTCATGGATAACTGCCTCACTGTTACCAAGGGTGTGGACCATGTTTTCAATCTTGCTGCTGATATGGGTGGCATGGGTTTCATCCAGTCCAACCACTCTGTCATTATGTATAACAACACAATGATTAGCTTTAACATGATTGAGGCTGCCAGGATTAATGGTGTTAAGAG GTTTTTCTATGCCTCTAGTGCTTGTATCTACCCTGAATTCAAACAGTTGGAAACTAATGTCAGTTTGAAGGAGTCTGATGCCTGGCCTGCTGAG CCACAAGATGCATATGGGCTTGAGAAGCTTGCAACAGAAGAGTTATGCAAGCACTATAACAAGGATTTTGGAATTGAGTGTCGCATTGGGAGGTTCCATAATATATATGGTCCTTTTGGGACATGGAAAG GTGGAAGGGAGAAGGCTCCTGCTGCATTTTGTCGAAAGGCAATTACTTCTGCAGATAGATTTGAGATGTGGGGAGATGGATTACAAACACGATCATTTACCTTTATTGACGAGTGTGTTGAAGGTGTTCTTAG ATTGACAAAATCAGATTTTCGGGATCCAGTAAATATTGGAAGTGATGAGATGGTCAGCATGAATGAGATGGCTGAGATTGTTCTTAGCTTTGAGAACAAGAAGATTCCCATACACCACATTCCTGGCCCAGAGGGTGTTCGTGGTCGTAACTCAGACAACACACTAATCAAAGAAAAACTTGGTTGGGCTCCAACTATGAAATTGAAG GATGGTCTAAGAATTACATACTTCTGGATTAAAGAGCAGCTTGAGAAGGAGAAGGCTCAAGGTATTGACTTATCAAGCTATGGCTCATCCAAAGTGGTTCAGACTCAAGCCCCGGTTCAACTGGGTTCACTTCGTGCAGCAGATGGCAAAGAATAA